From Etheostoma spectabile isolate EspeVRDwgs_2016 chromosome 19, UIUC_Espe_1.0, whole genome shotgun sequence, the proteins below share one genomic window:
- the nat16 gene encoding histidine N-acetyltransferase isoform X2, whose translation MILVPMFSSHQQDNLLKTCYFKMKIDTSLTMLQLPEALSQAGLQFSVATEEDFDEIMAMSQDIYGGLDYLPTRYTNWLQETNRTVILARKQGKVIALESVCVIDDGETMLVEGLRVAPQERGKGVAGVLLRFCCELVKSKYPDVKVTRLTRDDQLGPKDFQKYRLITKQGILLVRFRAEDLKYRLSELGLGGDFQSTLSTSSNPPPVRLDHTAVHQLYLTTDLLQGLLPNGTIIQDWQPFKLLPSNMAILLKKDIDWMVDDVSNPTVASLCTFPFRVPIGDDWYYLNIDMFGKDLDLARQQFLCHLHRHTANLTGHVMCQMFLDPPLWKAMAEFCRNTLSVELVKEYTEQCVVESDVA comes from the exons ATGATTTTGGTGCCCATGTTCTCATCACACCAACAGGATAATCTACTGAAGACATG TTATTTCAAGATGAAGATCGATACCAGCCTGACTATGCTCCAGCTGCCTGAGGCGCTGTCCCAGGCAGGCCTTCAGTTCTCTGTAGCCACTGAAGAGGACTTTGATGAGATCATGGCTATGAGTCAGGACATCTATGGAGGGCTCGACTACCTGCCCACTAGGTACACCAACTGGCTGCAGGAGACCAACCGCACAGTCATATTGGCCCGCAAACAAGGAAAAGTG ATTGCTCTggagtcagtgtgtgtgattgaCGACGGGGAGACTATGCTGGTGGAAGGTTTACGTGTCGCCCCTCAGGAAAGGGGAAAGGGTGTGGCTGGAGTTCTGCTGCGCTTTTGCTGCGAGCTGGTCAAATCTAAGTACCCTGATGTCAAAGTAACACGCTTGACCCGTGACGATCAGCTTGGACCCAAGGATTTCCAGAAGTATCGCCTCATAACCAAGCAG GGTATTCTGCTGGTGCGCTTCAGAGCTGAAGACCTCAAGTATCGTCTGTCTGAGCTTGGTCTGGGTGGAGACTTCCAATCCACTTTGTCCACCTCTTCCAACCCTCCGCCGGTGCGTCTTGACCACACTGCTGTCCACCAGCTGTATCTGACCACTGACCTGCTGCAGGGGCTCCTTCCTAATGGCACCATCATTCAAGACTGGCAGCCTTTCAAGCTTTTGCCCAGTAACATGGCCATTCTACTGAAGAAGGACATTGACTGGATGGTGGATGATGTGTCCAACCCTACTGTGGCCAGCCTCTGTACTTTCCCTTTTAGGGTTCCCATTGGAGATGACTG GTATTACCTGAACATTGACATGTTCGGTAAAGACCTGGACCTGGCTCGGCAGCAGTTCTTGTGCCACCTGCACCGCCACACTGCTAACCTGACGGGTCACGTGATGTGCCAGATGTTCCTGGACCCACCACTCTGGAAGGCCATGGCCGAATTCTGCCGCAACACATTGAGCGTGGAGCTGGTGAAGGAGTACACCGAGCAATGCGTGGTGGAGTCAGACGTCGCCTAG
- the nat16 gene encoding histidine N-acetyltransferase isoform X3: MKIDTSLTMLQLPEALSQAGLQFSVATEEDFDEIMAMSQDIYGGLDYLPTRYTNWLQETNRTVILARKQGKVIALESVCVIDDGETMLVEGLRVAPQERGKGVAGVLLRFCCELVKSKYPDVKVTRLTRDDQLGPKDFQKYRLITKQGILLVRFRAEDLKYRLSELGLGGDFQSTLSTSSNPPPVRLDHTAVHQLYLTTDLLQGLLPNGTIIQDWQPFKLLPSNMAILLKKDIDWMVDDVSNPTVASLCTFPFRVPIGDDWYYLNIDMFGKDLDLARQQFLCHLHRHTANLTGHVMCQMFLDPPLWKAMAEFCRNTLSVELVKEYTEQCVVESDVA, from the exons ATGAAGATCGATACCAGCCTGACTATGCTCCAGCTGCCTGAGGCGCTGTCCCAGGCAGGCCTTCAGTTCTCTGTAGCCACTGAAGAGGACTTTGATGAGATCATGGCTATGAGTCAGGACATCTATGGAGGGCTCGACTACCTGCCCACTAGGTACACCAACTGGCTGCAGGAGACCAACCGCACAGTCATATTGGCCCGCAAACAAGGAAAAGTG ATTGCTCTggagtcagtgtgtgtgattgaCGACGGGGAGACTATGCTGGTGGAAGGTTTACGTGTCGCCCCTCAGGAAAGGGGAAAGGGTGTGGCTGGAGTTCTGCTGCGCTTTTGCTGCGAGCTGGTCAAATCTAAGTACCCTGATGTCAAAGTAACACGCTTGACCCGTGACGATCAGCTTGGACCCAAGGATTTCCAGAAGTATCGCCTCATAACCAAGCAG GGTATTCTGCTGGTGCGCTTCAGAGCTGAAGACCTCAAGTATCGTCTGTCTGAGCTTGGTCTGGGTGGAGACTTCCAATCCACTTTGTCCACCTCTTCCAACCCTCCGCCGGTGCGTCTTGACCACACTGCTGTCCACCAGCTGTATCTGACCACTGACCTGCTGCAGGGGCTCCTTCCTAATGGCACCATCATTCAAGACTGGCAGCCTTTCAAGCTTTTGCCCAGTAACATGGCCATTCTACTGAAGAAGGACATTGACTGGATGGTGGATGATGTGTCCAACCCTACTGTGGCCAGCCTCTGTACTTTCCCTTTTAGGGTTCCCATTGGAGATGACTG GTATTACCTGAACATTGACATGTTCGGTAAAGACCTGGACCTGGCTCGGCAGCAGTTCTTGTGCCACCTGCACCGCCACACTGCTAACCTGACGGGTCACGTGATGTGCCAGATGTTCCTGGACCCACCACTCTGGAAGGCCATGGCCGAATTCTGCCGCAACACATTGAGCGTGGAGCTGGTGAAGGAGTACACCGAGCAATGCGTGGTGGAGTCAGACGTCGCCTAG